The uncultured Desulfobulbus sp. genome window below encodes:
- the argJ gene encoding bifunctional glutamate N-acetyltransferase/amino-acid acetyltransferase ArgJ has translation MQVQGFKAAAVAAGIRYADRLDLGMIFSTTPAVAAGVFTTSTVKAAPVLLDIERLRSGKAQALLVNSGNANACTGEPGMQLAMVTGNMAAQALHIDPALVQVASTGVIGEQIATAPFEQAMPKLVQALSSDGFDDLSKAIMTTDLVPKVATAEIDADGKKISLLGVAKGSGMIMPNMATMLCFIVTDAAIDQPLLDQLLKAAVERSFNRITVDGDTSTNDMVLVMANGAANNTQMTDPSSAAVVEFAQALDAICLDLARKIVLDGEGATKFVTIHVNGATSETSAVQAARTVANSALVKTAFFGEDANWGRIIAALGRSGCPFQQERVSISFDAVQLVANGLFVGGEVEAEATKVMKQKEFRVTIDLGEGECCGEIYTCDFSYDYVKINADYRS, from the coding sequence ATGCAGGTACAAGGTTTTAAGGCAGCTGCTGTTGCAGCCGGTATTCGTTATGCTGATCGGCTCGATCTGGGCATGATTTTTTCTACAACTCCCGCTGTTGCAGCCGGTGTGTTTACCACAAGTACGGTGAAAGCTGCTCCTGTTTTGCTTGATATCGAGCGTTTACGTTCAGGGAAGGCTCAGGCACTTTTGGTCAATTCCGGAAATGCCAATGCCTGCACAGGCGAGCCAGGCATGCAACTGGCCATGGTTACCGGTAATATGGCCGCTCAGGCATTACATATAGACCCCGCTCTTGTTCAGGTTGCCTCCACAGGGGTGATTGGTGAGCAGATCGCTACAGCCCCCTTTGAACAGGCCATGCCAAAGCTGGTTCAAGCTCTTTCCAGTGATGGTTTTGATGATCTCTCCAAGGCGATCATGACCACCGACCTGGTTCCCAAAGTCGCCACCGCTGAAATAGATGCAGACGGCAAAAAGATCAGCCTCCTTGGCGTTGCCAAAGGTTCGGGGATGATCATGCCCAATATGGCAACCATGCTCTGCTTTATCGTCACCGATGCAGCTATTGACCAGCCACTGCTGGATCAGTTGCTCAAAGCAGCGGTTGAGCGAAGTTTTAACCGTATTACTGTGGATGGGGATACCTCCACCAACGATATGGTCCTGGTCATGGCCAATGGAGCCGCAAATAATACGCAGATGACTGACCCAAGCTCTGCCGCGGTCGTTGAGTTTGCCCAAGCTCTGGATGCGATCTGTCTTGATCTTGCCCGTAAAATTGTTCTCGATGGTGAGGGGGCAACAAAATTTGTGACCATACACGTCAATGGAGCAACAAGTGAAACCAGCGCAGTGCAGGCGGCACGGACTGTCGCCAACTCAGCACTCGTTAAAACGGCTTTTTTTGGTGAAGATGCCAACTGGGGTCGTATTATTGCCGCTCTTGGCCGATCCGGCTGCCCCTTTCAACAGGAACGGGTCAGTATCAGTTTTGATGCGGTTCAGTTGGTTGCAAACGGACTTTTTGTCGGCGGAGAAGTCGAGGCAGAGGCCACCAAGGTCATGAAACAAAAGGAATTTAGAGTCACTATCGATCTTGGCGAAGGGGAGTGCTGCGGTGAGATCTATACCTGTGATTTTTCTTATGATTATGTCAAAATAAACGCAGACTATCGAAGCTGA